The following are encoded together in the Glycine max cultivar Williams 82 chromosome 8, Glycine_max_v4.0, whole genome shotgun sequence genome:
- the LOC106799532 gene encoding protein QUIRKY-like: MDLMSSIFNCFVPSSSSQVSDYAKGSSQLKSPSSEKPKSKPKSKGAPIVVSYFPVNHYPSRL, from the coding sequence ATGGATTTGATGTCATCCATCTTCAATTGCTTTGTTCCatcttcatcaagtcaagtCTCTGACTATGCCAAAGGATCATCTCAATTGAAATCTCCTTCTTCAGAGAAACCAAAGAGCAAACCAAAATCAAAAGGAGCTCCAATCGTTGTTTCCTATTTCCCTGTCAACCATTATCCGTCACGCTTgtag
- the LOC100809592 gene encoding O-fucosyltransferase 20, with amino-acid sequence MAKSKNNAKKLSYISVPSQIINSISSSSLQSLLDSPKKSSRNTNNNRFFIFFTNSTSTIIFRKQRLWFFTLFLFGFLGMLKFGLTLHTPFPPYPCATTTLLPQNMISTTPHSKSNLGAVLRENNDQKKDEVLLSHVELRAQGLEKVEGDEGVEKSEFWEKPDGLGYKPCLSFSRDYRRASEGVLKDRRKYLMVVVSGGLNQQRNQIVDAVVIARILGAALVVPILQVNVIWGDESEFGDIFDLEHFKRVLANDVRVVSALPSTHLMTKPVEGSPPLHVTPSWIRSRYLRRFNREGVLLLRSLDSRLSKDLPSDLQKLRCKVAFNALRFAQPIQELGDGIAERMQSKGPYLVLHLRMEKDVWVRTGCLPGLSPEFDEIVNNERIQRPELLTARSSMTYHERKMAGLCPLNAVEVTRLLKGLGAPKNARIYWAGGQPLGGKKALLPLIQEFPHFYSKEDLALPGELQPFANKASIMAAIDYIVSEKSDVFMPSHGGNMGHAIQGHRAFAGHKKYITPNKRHMLPYFHNSSLPEEEFNRIMKELHQDSLGQPELRTIKAGRDVTKFPIPECMCNDSNAQS; translated from the exons ATGGCGAAGTCAAAGAACAATGCTAAGAAGTTGTCCTACATATCAGTTCCATCTCAGATCATCAACTCCATATCATCATCTTCTCTGCAATCTCTTCTTGACTCTCCCAAGAAGTCTTCAAGGAACACCAACAACAACAGGTTCTTTATCTTCTTCACCAACAGCACCAGCACCATCATCTTCAGAAAACAAAGACTCTGGTTTTTCACACTCTTTCTCTTTGGTTTCCTTGGCATGCTCAAGTTTGGCCTCACCCTTCACACCCCTTTCCCCCCCTACCCATGTGCCACCACAACCCTTCTGCCACAGAACATGATCTCAACCACCCCACATTCAAAGtcaaaccttggtgctgttttGAGAGAGAACAATGACCAAAAAAAAGATGAGGTCTTGTTGTCTCATGTGGAGCTGAGAGCACAGGGATTGGAGAAGGTGGAAGGTGATGAGGGTGTTGAGAAGAGTGAGTTTTGGGAGAAGCCAGATGGGTTGGGATACAAACCTTGCTTGAGTTTTAGCAGGGATTATAGAAGAGCAAGCGAAGGGGTTCTGAAGGATAGGAGAAAGTACCTCATGGTGGTGGTTTCTGGAGGGTTGAATCAGCAGAGGAATCAGATTGTTGATGCAGTTGTCATTGCTAGGATTCTTGGAGCTGCTTTGGTTGTTCCTATATTGCAAGTCAATGTCATTTGGGGTGATGAAAG tgagtttggtgatatatttgATTTGGAGCACTTCAAGAGAGTTCTTGCCAATGATGTGCGAGTGGTTTCAGCATTGCCATCAACTCACCTAATGACAAAGCCAGTGGAGGGTAGTCCTCCACTTCATGTCACTCCTAGTTGGATCCGTTCAAGATATCTCAGAAGA TTCAACAGAGAAGGTGTTTTGCTCTTGCGTAGTTTGGATTCAAGGCTGTCAAAGGATCTCCCTTCTGATCTTCAAAAGCTTAGATGCAAg GTTGCTTTCAACGCACTACGGTTTGCTCAGCCGATTCAGGAACTCGGTGACGGCATTGCAGAGAGAATGCAAAGCAAGGGACCTTACCTTGTTCTTCATCTAAGAATGGAGAAGGATGTGTGGGTGAGGACCGGATGCCTCCCCGGTTTGAGTCCCGAATTTGATGAGATTGTTAACAATGAGAGGATACAACGGCCGGAGCTCTTGACTGCAAGATCAAGCATGACTTACCATGAAAGGAAGATGGCTGGTCTATGCCCCTTGAATGCTGTGGAGGTTACTAG GCTTTTGAAAGGTCTAGGAGCTCCAAAGAATGCAAGAATTTACTGGGCTGGAGGACAACCATTGGGTGGAAAAAAAGCCTTGCTTCCATTGATCCAAGAGTTTCCTCATTTTTATAGCAAGGAAGATCTTGCCTTGCCAGGAGAACTACAACCATTTGCAAATAAGGCTTCTATAATGGCTGCCATAGATTACATAGTCTCTGAGAAGAGTGATGTTTTCATGCCATCTCATGGGGGAAATATGGGCCATGCAATTCAG GGTCATCGAGCATTTGCCGGGCACAAGAAATATATAACCCCAAACAAGAGACACATGCTCCCTTATTTTCACAATTCTTCCCTCCCTGAAGAAGAGTTCAACAGGATTATGAAAGAGTTGCACCAAGACTCATTGGGGCAGCCAGAACTTAGAACTATCAAAGCTGGGAGGGATGTTACCAAGTTTCCTATTCCTGAGTGCATGTGCAATGACTCCAATGCTCAATCCTGA
- the LOC100810127 gene encoding uroporphyrinogen-III C-methyltransferase, translating into MALLHKLAPFTSLYTNTPHSPPPRRHVIISFSVSPFTEKHSTERYQRDQWVYQSTTQEGQPQTTPFPPLPCDSASLRDDDIALQLPELKKLLQVLREKRECINGEGCEPGNVFLVGTGPGDPELLTLKAVRVIKSADLLLYDRLVSNDVLDLVGPGARLLYVGKTAGYHSRTQEEIHELLLSFAEAGATVVRLKGGDPLVFGRGGEEMDFLQQQGIQVKVIPGITAASGIAAELGIPLTHRGIANSVRFLTGHSRKGGSDPLFVSENAADPDSTLVVYMGLATFPSLAQKLMHHGLSPQTPAAAIERGTTLHQRTVFAELKDLHEKITSAQLVSPTLIIIGKVVELSPFWPIPTKEESCLMQA; encoded by the exons ATGGCTCTCCTCCACAAGCTCGCACCTTTCACCTCTCTCTACACCAATACCCCCCATTCCCCACCACCCCGCCGCCACGTCATCATCTCCTTCTCCGTCTCACCCTTCACCGAGAAGCACTCCACAGAGCGCTACCAGAGGGACCAATGGGTCTACCAGAGCACCACTCAAGAGGGTCAACCTCAAACGACGCCGTTTCCTCCTCTCCCGTGCGATTCAGCGTCCTTAAGAGACGACGACATAGCGTTGCAGCTGCCAGAGCTGAAGAAGCTGCTTCAGGTTCTGAGGGAGAAGAGGGAGTGTATCAATGGAGAGGGTTGTGAGCCGGGGAATGTGTTCTTGGTGGGAACGGGACCTGGGGACCCTGAGCTTCTCACTCTCAAGGCTGTGAGAGTCATCAAGAGTGCTGATCTTTTGCTCTATGAcag GTTGGTGTCCAATGATGTGCTGGATTTGGTTGGCCCCGGTGCTAGGCTTCTCTATGTGGGCAAGACTGCTGGGTATCATAGCAGAACACAG GAGGAAATACATGAGCTTCTTTTGAGTTTTGCAGAAGCTGGGGCAACTGTTGTGAGACTTAAAGGGGGTGATCCATTG GTGTTTGGCAGGGGTGGGGAGGAAATGGATTTTTTGCAACAGCAAGGTATCCAAGTGAAAGTTATTCCAG GTATAACTGCTGCATCTGGAATAGCAGCAGAGCTTGGAATTCCATTAACTCACCGTGGCATTGCAAATAGTGTGAGATTCCTCACAGGGCATTCAAGGAAAGGAGGATCCGATCCTCTCTTTGTATCGGAAAATGCTGCTGATCCGGATTCTACCTTGGTGGTTTACATGGGCTTGGCGACCTTCCCTTCACTTGCACAGAAGCTAATGCATCATGGTCTGTCCCCTCAGACCCCAGCTGCAGCCATTGAGCGAGGAACCACACTTCATCAGCGCACG GTGTTTGCTGAACTAAAGGACCTTCACGAGAAAATTACATCTGCTCAGCTGGTGTCACCAACGCTGATTATTATAGGAAAAGTTGTTGAACTATCACCATTTTGGCCAATTCCTACAAAAGAAGAATCATGTTTAATGCAGGCATGA
- the LOC100814245 gene encoding serine/threonine/tyrosine-protein kinase HT1 has translation MGKLSIKLHDKCKNRKESSSWPLTNCFHHGGGRDDAIGIAQECNVDFSNLFIGRKFSQGAHSQIYHGVYKKEHVAVKFVKVRDNDVKGIPKSLLEAQFLREVIHLPRLHHQNVVKFIGAYKDTDFYYILTEYQQKGSLRVYLNKVESKPISLKRVIAFALDIARGMEYIHAQGIIHRDLKPENVLVDGEIRLKIADFGIACEASKFDSLRGTYRWMAPEMIKGKRYGRKVDVYSFGLILWELLSGTVPFEGMNPIQVAVAVADRNSRPIIPSHCPHVLSDLIKQCWELKAEKRPEFWQIVRVLEQLDQGCSFLSPKKLKQHHLSLRKW, from the coding sequence atgggGAAGTTATCAATCAAATTGCACGATAAGTGCAAGAACCGCAAGGAATCATCATCATGGCCATTAACAAATTGTTTTCACCACGGTGGTGGAAGAGATGATGCAATTGGAATTGCACAAGAATGTAACGTTGATTTTTCTAATCTCTTCATTGGGCGCAAGTTTTCTCAAGGTGCACATAGTCAAATTTACCATGGTGTATACAAAAAGGAACATGTTGCTGTCAAATTCGTCAAGGTACGAGATAATGATGTAAAGGGAATCCCAAAATCCCTTTTGGAGGCTCAATTTTTAAGAGAAGTCATACATCTACCTCGTCTCCACCATCAAAATGTTGTAAAGTTCATAGGCGCATACAAAGACACTGATTTTTATTACATTCTCACGGAGTATCAACAAAAGGGGTCTTTGAGGGTGTATTTGAACAAGGTAGAGTCCAAGCCAATTTCTCTGAAGAGGGTGATAGCTTTTGCTTTGGATATTGCTCGTGGAATGGAGTATATACATGCACAAGGGATCATTCATAGAGACCTTAAACCAGAGAATGTCCTTGTTGATGGGGAAATTCGCCTCAAAATTGCTGATTTTGGCATTGCTTGTGAGGCTTCGAAGTTTGATTCGTTGAGGGGTACCTACCGTTGGATGGCTCCGGAGATGATCAAAGGAAAACGCTATGGGAGAAAGGTTGATGTGTACAGTTTTGGTCTTATTTTGTGGGAGTTGTTGAGTGGAACAGTGCCATTTGAGGGCATGAATCCAATCCAGGTTGCTGTTGCTGTGGCAGATAGGAATTCAAGGCCAATTATTCCTTCACATTGCCCACATGTTTTGAGTGATTTGATAAAGCAGTGTTGGGAATTGAAAGCTGAGAAGAGGCCTGAGTTCTGGCAGATTGTTCGAGTTTTGGAGCAATTAGATCAAGGTTGTAGTTTCTTGTCCCCCAAGAAACTCAAGCAACACCACCTTTCATTACGAAAATGGTAA
- the LOC100813178 gene encoding LOW QUALITY PROTEIN: cold shock protein 2 (The sequence of the model RefSeq protein was modified relative to this genomic sequence to represent the inferred CDS: inserted 3 bases in 2 codons) has protein sequence MSGRDSGKVKWFNDQKGFGFINPDEANEDLFVHQSQIKFDXVKFAIKFESDGHVRTIDVTSPDNANIQGTRHSGDGGRSYGGGRGGGGGGYSDDDGYGGGDGYGGGGGYDGDRXCYNCGESGHLARDYSQGGSRDRYDGGGGGGGGGGGGGGGGSCYSCGESGHFARDCPSSAR, from the exons ATGAGTGGTAGGGATTCTGGGAAGGTGAAGTGGTTCAATGATCAGAAGGGGTTTGGATTCATAAACCCTGATGAAGCCAATGAGGATCTCTTCGTTCACCAATCTCAGATCAAATTTGA CGTTAAGTTCGCCATTAAATTTGAATCTGATGGACACGTTAGGACTATTGATGTCACTAGCCCCGACAACGCCAACATTCAGGGAACTAGACACAGTGGTGATGGTGGCCGAAGCTATGGCGGGGGACGAGGAGGGGGTGGAGGTGGATATAGCGACGATGACGGCTACGGTGGTGGTGATGGCTATGGTGGAGGTGGTGGCTACGATGGTGACA CTTGTTACAACTGTGGTGAATCGGGACATCTGGCTAGGGACTACAGCCAAGGAGGAAGTAGAGACAG GTACGATGGTGGTGGAGGAggcggtggtggaggaggaggtggtGGCGGCGGAGGAAGCTGCTACAGCTGTGGAGAGTCTGGGCATTTTGCCAGAGATTGCCCATCAAGTGCTCGTTGA